A single window of Alosa alosa isolate M-15738 ecotype Scorff River chromosome 11, AALO_Geno_1.1, whole genome shotgun sequence DNA harbors:
- the ctcf gene encoding transcriptional repressor CTCF isoform X1, whose product MLCLQPSPSPPPPCVPRKRIHRLRPPFCAEPTLQKRERIKTTGGEGRIFTPSRTEERTNPGLSIEFNERINKGTQVLPMEGGPTDAVVEEAGDAFKAKECKTYVRRREDEDVGAELLQAAGLEAVDQSQVEGHEQAGAEAQLVEGVVNVNSSVEMMVMDGLDPTLLQMKTEVMDPAAVGVVGAPHEATVTTVDDTQIITLQVVNMEEQQLGLGELQLVQVPVSAVPVTTATVEELQGTLVDATAMPKDGEPVICHTLPLPEGFQVVKVGANGEVETVEQDELQPQEEPQAQEEGVEMITEPQNEDPTWAKDPDYQPPAKKTKKSKKSKLRYNTEGEKDMDVSVYDFEEEQQEGLLSEVNAEKVVGNMKPPKPTKIKKKGVKKTFQCELCSYTCPRRSNLDRHMKSHTDERPHKCHLCGRAFRTVTLLRNHLNTHTGTRPHKCTDCDMAFVTSGELVRHRRYKHTHEKPFKCSMCDYASVEVSKLKRHIRSHTGERPFQCSLCSYASRDTYKLKRHMRTHSGEKPYECYICHARFTQSGTMKMHILQKHTENVAKFHCPHCDTVIARKSDLGVHLRKQHSYIEQGRKCRYCEAVFHERYALIQHQKSHKNEKRFKCDQCDYACRQERHMVMHKRTHTGEKPYACSHCEKTFRQKQLLDMHFRRYHDPNFVPTSFVCTKCGKTFTRRNTMARHAENCNGQDTTDGENGAPPRRGRGRKRKMRSRKDDDDSDEHGEPDLDEDDDDDDDEVEEEALDDMEMEVEQAPPTVPIPAPASPPVKRKRGRPPKNAPKPSPTPTKAPAAAAAIIQVEDESTGAIENIIVKKEPEGGEAAAVAAAAAAAVDAPAAEVQAEEGAVETVQLSVSEAAPNGDLTPEMILSMMDR is encoded by the exons ATGCTGTGTTTACAGCCCTCCCCTTCGCCACCGCCCCCCTGCGTGCCGCGCAAGCGCATCCACCGCTTGAGGCCGCCATTTTGTGCGGAGCCTACTCTGCAAAAGCGGGAGAGGATTAAAACCACCGGAGGAGAAGGACGCATTTTTACACCATCTCGGACAGAAGAAAGAACAAACCCTGGGCTTTCTATCGAATTCAACGAGAGAATAAACAAGGGAACGCAG GTATTACCCATGGAAGGGGGACCGACCGATGCGGTAGTGGAGGAGGCCGGTGACGCCTTTAAGGCCAAAGAGTGCAAAACCTACGTGCGGCGGCGCGAGGATGAAGACGTGGGTGCAGAGCTGCTGCAGGCGGCCGGCCTGGAGGCCGTGGATCAGTCCCAGGTGGAGGGCCACGAGCAGGCTGGCGCAGAGGCCCAGctggtggagggggtggtgaACGTCAACAGTAGCGTGGAGATGATGGTCATGGACGGCCTGGACCCTACACTGCTCCAGATGAAGACCGAAGTGATGGACCCGGCAGCGGTCGGGGTGGTTGGCGCACCCCATGAGGCCACAGTGACCACGGTGGACGACACACAGATCATTACGCTGCAGGTGGTCAACATGGAGGAGCAACAGCTAGGCCTCGGGGAGCTGCAGCTGGTGCAAGTGCCCGTCTCAGCTGTGCCCGTCACCACGGCCACtgtggaggagctgcagggcacCCTGGTGGATGCCACCGCCATGCCCAAAGATGGAGAGCCTGTCATCTGCCACACCTTACCACTGCCTGAGGGATTCCAG GTGGTGAAAGTCGGTGCTAATGGAGAGGTGGAGACCGTGGAGCAGGACGAGCTCCAACCACAGGAGGAACCTCAAGCCCAGGAGGAGGGCGTGGAGATGATCACTGAACCACAGAACGAGGACCCCACCTGGGCCAAAGACCCTGACTACCAGCCCCCAGCCAAGAAGACCAAGAAGAGCAAGAAGAGCAAGCTGCGCTACAACACGGAGGGGGAGAAGGACATGGACGTGTCTGTGTACGACTTtgaggaggagcagcaggagggcCTGCTCTCTGAGGTCAATGCCGAGAAGGTGGTGGGCAACATGAAGCCACCAAAACCCACCAAAATCAAAAAGAAGG GTGTGAAGAAAACATTCCAGTGCGAGCTGTGCAGCTACACCTGCCCCCGCCGCTCCAACCTGGACCGCCACATGAAGAGCCACACGGACGAGAGGCCCCACAAATGTCACCTGTGCGGCCGCGCCTTCAGGACAGTCACTCTGCTGAGAAACCACCTGAACACGCACACAG GCACCAGACCACACAAGTGCACTGACTGTGACATGGCGTTTGTAACTAGTGGAGAGCTGGTTAGGCACCGACGTTACAAGCACACCCACGAGAAGCCCTTCAAGTGCTCTATGTGTGATTACGCCAGTGTGGAG GTGAGTAAGCTGAAGCGCCACATCCGCTCCCACACCGGAGAGCGCCCCTTCCAGTGCAGCTTGTGCAGCTACGCCAGCAGAGACACATACAAGCTGAAGAGACACATGAGGACACACTCAG GGGAGAAACCCTATGAGTGTTACATCTGCCACGCTCGCTTCACCCAGAGTGGCACTATGAAGATGCACATCTTGCAGAAACACACTGAGAACGTGGCCAAGTTCCACTGCCCACACTGCGACACAGTCATTGCCCGCAAGAGTGACTTGG GTGTTCATTTGCGTAAACAGCACTCGTACATCGAGCAGGGCCGGAAATGTCGCTACTGTGAGGCCGTCTTTCACGAGCGCTACGCCCTCATCCAGCACCAGAAGTCCCACAAGAACGAGAAGCGCTTCAAGTGCGACCAGTGCGATTACGCATGCCGACAG GAGCGTCACATGGTGATGCATAAGCGCACCCACACCGGTGAGAAGCCGTACGCCTGCAGCCACTGTGAGAAGACCTTCAGGCAGAAACAGCTGCTGGACATGCACTTCCGCCGCTACCACGACCCCAACTTTGTGCCCACCTCCTTTGTGTGCACCAAGTGTGGCAAGACTTTCACCCGCAGG AACACCATGGCCCGGCATGCAGAGAACTGCAATGGTCAGGACACCACCGATGGCGAAAACGGGGCTCCTCCTAGGAGAGGCCGTggcaggaagaggaagatgcgcAGCAGGAAGGACGATGATGACAGTG ACGAGCATGGCGAACCCGATCTGGACGAAgacgacgacgacgatgatgatgagGTGGAAGAGGAGGCTCTGGATGAtatggagatggaggtggagcaGGCCCCACCCACCGTGCCCATCCCAGCACCCGCCTCCCCACCCGTCAAGAGGAAACGCGGCAGGCCCCCCAAGAACGCTCCCAagccctcccccacccccaccaaagCACCCGCAG cagcagcagccatcaTCCAGGTGGAGGATGAGAGCACGGGGGCCATAGAGAACATCATCGTGAAGAAGGAGCCCGAAGGAGGAGAGGCGGCGGCCGTGGCGGCAGCAGCTGCTGCGGCGGTGGATGCCCCCGCAGCCGAGGTGCAGGCCGAAGAGGGCGCCGTGGAAACGGTGCAGCTGTCGGTTTCGGAAGCAGCGCCCAACGGGGACCTGACCCCAGAGATGATTCTGAGCATGATGGACCGGTGA
- the ctcf gene encoding transcriptional repressor CTCF isoform X3: MKYTFLVKVLPMEGGPTDAVVEEAGDAFKAKECKTYVRRREDEDVGAELLQAAGLEAVDQSQVEGHEQAGAEAQLVEGVVNVNSSVEMMVMDGLDPTLLQMKTEVMDPAAVGVVGAPHEATVTTVDDTQIITLQVVNMEEQQLGLGELQLVQVPVSAVPVTTATVEELQGTLVDATAMPKDGEPVICHTLPLPEGFQVVKVGANGEVETVEQDELQPQEEPQAQEEGVEMITEPQNEDPTWAKDPDYQPPAKKTKKSKKSKLRYNTEGEKDMDVSVYDFEEEQQEGLLSEVNAEKVVGNMKPPKPTKIKKKGVKKTFQCELCSYTCPRRSNLDRHMKSHTDERPHKCHLCGRAFRTVTLLRNHLNTHTGTRPHKCTDCDMAFVTSGELVRHRRYKHTHEKPFKCSMCDYASVEVSKLKRHIRSHTGERPFQCSLCSYASRDTYKLKRHMRTHSGEKPYECYICHARFTQSGTMKMHILQKHTENVAKFHCPHCDTVIARKSDLGVHLRKQHSYIEQGRKCRYCEAVFHERYALIQHQKSHKNEKRFKCDQCDYACRQERHMVMHKRTHTGEKPYACSHCEKTFRQKQLLDMHFRRYHDPNFVPTSFVCTKCGKTFTRRNTMARHAENCNGQDTTDGENGAPPRRGRGRKRKMRSRKDDDDSDEHGEPDLDEDDDDDDDEVEEEALDDMEMEVEQAPPTVPIPAPASPPVKRKRGRPPKNAPKPSPTPTKAPAAAAAIIQVEDESTGAIENIIVKKEPEGGEAAAVAAAAAAAVDAPAAEVQAEEGAVETVQLSVSEAAPNGDLTPEMILSMMDR, translated from the exons ATGAAGTACACATTTTTGGTGAAG GTATTACCCATGGAAGGGGGACCGACCGATGCGGTAGTGGAGGAGGCCGGTGACGCCTTTAAGGCCAAAGAGTGCAAAACCTACGTGCGGCGGCGCGAGGATGAAGACGTGGGTGCAGAGCTGCTGCAGGCGGCCGGCCTGGAGGCCGTGGATCAGTCCCAGGTGGAGGGCCACGAGCAGGCTGGCGCAGAGGCCCAGctggtggagggggtggtgaACGTCAACAGTAGCGTGGAGATGATGGTCATGGACGGCCTGGACCCTACACTGCTCCAGATGAAGACCGAAGTGATGGACCCGGCAGCGGTCGGGGTGGTTGGCGCACCCCATGAGGCCACAGTGACCACGGTGGACGACACACAGATCATTACGCTGCAGGTGGTCAACATGGAGGAGCAACAGCTAGGCCTCGGGGAGCTGCAGCTGGTGCAAGTGCCCGTCTCAGCTGTGCCCGTCACCACGGCCACtgtggaggagctgcagggcacCCTGGTGGATGCCACCGCCATGCCCAAAGATGGAGAGCCTGTCATCTGCCACACCTTACCACTGCCTGAGGGATTCCAG GTGGTGAAAGTCGGTGCTAATGGAGAGGTGGAGACCGTGGAGCAGGACGAGCTCCAACCACAGGAGGAACCTCAAGCCCAGGAGGAGGGCGTGGAGATGATCACTGAACCACAGAACGAGGACCCCACCTGGGCCAAAGACCCTGACTACCAGCCCCCAGCCAAGAAGACCAAGAAGAGCAAGAAGAGCAAGCTGCGCTACAACACGGAGGGGGAGAAGGACATGGACGTGTCTGTGTACGACTTtgaggaggagcagcaggagggcCTGCTCTCTGAGGTCAATGCCGAGAAGGTGGTGGGCAACATGAAGCCACCAAAACCCACCAAAATCAAAAAGAAGG GTGTGAAGAAAACATTCCAGTGCGAGCTGTGCAGCTACACCTGCCCCCGCCGCTCCAACCTGGACCGCCACATGAAGAGCCACACGGACGAGAGGCCCCACAAATGTCACCTGTGCGGCCGCGCCTTCAGGACAGTCACTCTGCTGAGAAACCACCTGAACACGCACACAG GCACCAGACCACACAAGTGCACTGACTGTGACATGGCGTTTGTAACTAGTGGAGAGCTGGTTAGGCACCGACGTTACAAGCACACCCACGAGAAGCCCTTCAAGTGCTCTATGTGTGATTACGCCAGTGTGGAG GTGAGTAAGCTGAAGCGCCACATCCGCTCCCACACCGGAGAGCGCCCCTTCCAGTGCAGCTTGTGCAGCTACGCCAGCAGAGACACATACAAGCTGAAGAGACACATGAGGACACACTCAG GGGAGAAACCCTATGAGTGTTACATCTGCCACGCTCGCTTCACCCAGAGTGGCACTATGAAGATGCACATCTTGCAGAAACACACTGAGAACGTGGCCAAGTTCCACTGCCCACACTGCGACACAGTCATTGCCCGCAAGAGTGACTTGG GTGTTCATTTGCGTAAACAGCACTCGTACATCGAGCAGGGCCGGAAATGTCGCTACTGTGAGGCCGTCTTTCACGAGCGCTACGCCCTCATCCAGCACCAGAAGTCCCACAAGAACGAGAAGCGCTTCAAGTGCGACCAGTGCGATTACGCATGCCGACAG GAGCGTCACATGGTGATGCATAAGCGCACCCACACCGGTGAGAAGCCGTACGCCTGCAGCCACTGTGAGAAGACCTTCAGGCAGAAACAGCTGCTGGACATGCACTTCCGCCGCTACCACGACCCCAACTTTGTGCCCACCTCCTTTGTGTGCACCAAGTGTGGCAAGACTTTCACCCGCAGG AACACCATGGCCCGGCATGCAGAGAACTGCAATGGTCAGGACACCACCGATGGCGAAAACGGGGCTCCTCCTAGGAGAGGCCGTggcaggaagaggaagatgcgcAGCAGGAAGGACGATGATGACAGTG ACGAGCATGGCGAACCCGATCTGGACGAAgacgacgacgacgatgatgatgagGTGGAAGAGGAGGCTCTGGATGAtatggagatggaggtggagcaGGCCCCACCCACCGTGCCCATCCCAGCACCCGCCTCCCCACCCGTCAAGAGGAAACGCGGCAGGCCCCCCAAGAACGCTCCCAagccctcccccacccccaccaaagCACCCGCAG cagcagcagccatcaTCCAGGTGGAGGATGAGAGCACGGGGGCCATAGAGAACATCATCGTGAAGAAGGAGCCCGAAGGAGGAGAGGCGGCGGCCGTGGCGGCAGCAGCTGCTGCGGCGGTGGATGCCCCCGCAGCCGAGGTGCAGGCCGAAGAGGGCGCCGTGGAAACGGTGCAGCTGTCGGTTTCGGAAGCAGCGCCCAACGGGGACCTGACCCCAGAGATGATTCTGAGCATGATGGACCGGTGA
- the ctcf gene encoding transcriptional repressor CTCF isoform X2 codes for MLCLQPSPSPPPPCVPRKRIHRLRPPFCAEPTLQKRERIKTTGGEGRIFTPSRTEERTNPGLSIEFNERINKGTQVLPMEGGPTDAVVEEAGDAFKAKECKTYVRRREDEDVGAELLQAAGLEAVDQSQVEGHEQAGAEAQLVEGVVNVNSSVEMMVMDGLDPTLLQMKTEVMDPAAVGVVGAPHEATVTTVDDTQIITLQVVNMEEQQLGLGELQLVQVPVSAVPVTTATVEELQGTLVDATAMPKDGEPVICHTLPLPEGFQVVKVGANGEVETVEQDELQPQEEPQAQEEGVEMITEPQNEDPTWAKDPDYQPPAKKTKKSKKSKLRYNTEGEKDMDVSVYDFEEEQQEGLLSEVNAEKVVGNMKPPKPTKIKKKGVKKTFQCELCSYTCPRRSNLDRHMKSHTDERPHKCHLCGRAFRTVTLLRNHLNTHTGTRPHKCTDCDMAFVTSGELVRHRRYKHTHEKPFKCSMCDYASVEVSKLKRHIRSHTGERPFQCSLCSYASRDTYKLKRHMRTHSGEKPYECYICHARFTQSGTMKMHILQKHTENVAKFHCPHCDTVIARKSDLGVHLRKQHSYIEQGRKCRYCEAVFHERYALIQHQKSHKNEKRFKCDQCDYACRQERHMVMHKRTHTGEKPYACSHCEKTFRQKQLLDMHFRRYHDPNFVPTSFVCTKCGKTFTRRNTMARHAENCNGQDTTDGENGAPPRRGRGRKRKMRSRKDDDDSDEHGEPDLDEDDDDDDDEVEEEALDDMEMEVEQAPPTVPIPAPASPPVKRKRGRPPKNAPKPSPTPTKAPAAAAIIQVEDESTGAIENIIVKKEPEGGEAAAVAAAAAAAVDAPAAEVQAEEGAVETVQLSVSEAAPNGDLTPEMILSMMDR; via the exons ATGCTGTGTTTACAGCCCTCCCCTTCGCCACCGCCCCCCTGCGTGCCGCGCAAGCGCATCCACCGCTTGAGGCCGCCATTTTGTGCGGAGCCTACTCTGCAAAAGCGGGAGAGGATTAAAACCACCGGAGGAGAAGGACGCATTTTTACACCATCTCGGACAGAAGAAAGAACAAACCCTGGGCTTTCTATCGAATTCAACGAGAGAATAAACAAGGGAACGCAG GTATTACCCATGGAAGGGGGACCGACCGATGCGGTAGTGGAGGAGGCCGGTGACGCCTTTAAGGCCAAAGAGTGCAAAACCTACGTGCGGCGGCGCGAGGATGAAGACGTGGGTGCAGAGCTGCTGCAGGCGGCCGGCCTGGAGGCCGTGGATCAGTCCCAGGTGGAGGGCCACGAGCAGGCTGGCGCAGAGGCCCAGctggtggagggggtggtgaACGTCAACAGTAGCGTGGAGATGATGGTCATGGACGGCCTGGACCCTACACTGCTCCAGATGAAGACCGAAGTGATGGACCCGGCAGCGGTCGGGGTGGTTGGCGCACCCCATGAGGCCACAGTGACCACGGTGGACGACACACAGATCATTACGCTGCAGGTGGTCAACATGGAGGAGCAACAGCTAGGCCTCGGGGAGCTGCAGCTGGTGCAAGTGCCCGTCTCAGCTGTGCCCGTCACCACGGCCACtgtggaggagctgcagggcacCCTGGTGGATGCCACCGCCATGCCCAAAGATGGAGAGCCTGTCATCTGCCACACCTTACCACTGCCTGAGGGATTCCAG GTGGTGAAAGTCGGTGCTAATGGAGAGGTGGAGACCGTGGAGCAGGACGAGCTCCAACCACAGGAGGAACCTCAAGCCCAGGAGGAGGGCGTGGAGATGATCACTGAACCACAGAACGAGGACCCCACCTGGGCCAAAGACCCTGACTACCAGCCCCCAGCCAAGAAGACCAAGAAGAGCAAGAAGAGCAAGCTGCGCTACAACACGGAGGGGGAGAAGGACATGGACGTGTCTGTGTACGACTTtgaggaggagcagcaggagggcCTGCTCTCTGAGGTCAATGCCGAGAAGGTGGTGGGCAACATGAAGCCACCAAAACCCACCAAAATCAAAAAGAAGG GTGTGAAGAAAACATTCCAGTGCGAGCTGTGCAGCTACACCTGCCCCCGCCGCTCCAACCTGGACCGCCACATGAAGAGCCACACGGACGAGAGGCCCCACAAATGTCACCTGTGCGGCCGCGCCTTCAGGACAGTCACTCTGCTGAGAAACCACCTGAACACGCACACAG GCACCAGACCACACAAGTGCACTGACTGTGACATGGCGTTTGTAACTAGTGGAGAGCTGGTTAGGCACCGACGTTACAAGCACACCCACGAGAAGCCCTTCAAGTGCTCTATGTGTGATTACGCCAGTGTGGAG GTGAGTAAGCTGAAGCGCCACATCCGCTCCCACACCGGAGAGCGCCCCTTCCAGTGCAGCTTGTGCAGCTACGCCAGCAGAGACACATACAAGCTGAAGAGACACATGAGGACACACTCAG GGGAGAAACCCTATGAGTGTTACATCTGCCACGCTCGCTTCACCCAGAGTGGCACTATGAAGATGCACATCTTGCAGAAACACACTGAGAACGTGGCCAAGTTCCACTGCCCACACTGCGACACAGTCATTGCCCGCAAGAGTGACTTGG GTGTTCATTTGCGTAAACAGCACTCGTACATCGAGCAGGGCCGGAAATGTCGCTACTGTGAGGCCGTCTTTCACGAGCGCTACGCCCTCATCCAGCACCAGAAGTCCCACAAGAACGAGAAGCGCTTCAAGTGCGACCAGTGCGATTACGCATGCCGACAG GAGCGTCACATGGTGATGCATAAGCGCACCCACACCGGTGAGAAGCCGTACGCCTGCAGCCACTGTGAGAAGACCTTCAGGCAGAAACAGCTGCTGGACATGCACTTCCGCCGCTACCACGACCCCAACTTTGTGCCCACCTCCTTTGTGTGCACCAAGTGTGGCAAGACTTTCACCCGCAGG AACACCATGGCCCGGCATGCAGAGAACTGCAATGGTCAGGACACCACCGATGGCGAAAACGGGGCTCCTCCTAGGAGAGGCCGTggcaggaagaggaagatgcgcAGCAGGAAGGACGATGATGACAGTG ACGAGCATGGCGAACCCGATCTGGACGAAgacgacgacgacgatgatgatgagGTGGAAGAGGAGGCTCTGGATGAtatggagatggaggtggagcaGGCCCCACCCACCGTGCCCATCCCAGCACCCGCCTCCCCACCCGTCAAGAGGAAACGCGGCAGGCCCCCCAAGAACGCTCCCAagccctcccccacccccaccaaagCACCCGCAG cagcagccatcaTCCAGGTGGAGGATGAGAGCACGGGGGCCATAGAGAACATCATCGTGAAGAAGGAGCCCGAAGGAGGAGAGGCGGCGGCCGTGGCGGCAGCAGCTGCTGCGGCGGTGGATGCCCCCGCAGCCGAGGTGCAGGCCGAAGAGGGCGCCGTGGAAACGGTGCAGCTGTCGGTTTCGGAAGCAGCGCCCAACGGGGACCTGACCCCAGAGATGATTCTGAGCATGATGGACCGGTGA